Sequence from the Parvicella tangerina genome:
TTCTCTAGTGCTTCGTCAAACTGATAATTGAAGTGGTAGGCCTTTCCAATCCAGTGAATGGTTTCAACTGGAGCGTTCTTTTCTTTGTGGTTGTCCACCTGATAGGCAATAGACAGTCTTTTGTAGTCCTCTAAAACACGCTCGAAATACGGAATTGCCTTAGCTTTATCAAAAGTGGTTTGCAGGTAACAATAACCAATTGAAGAAAGCGTGTTCCAATTCTTATCGTCCATCTTCTCCATTTCCAAAAGTATGGGAAGAGCTTTATTGTATTCTTCTTCAAATAGTAAGTCTGAAGCTTCATAGTAAAGCTCTTTGAAGCTTTTATCCTGAGCAAAACTGAAACTGTTGATTAGCACAAATGCTAAAGTAAATATTTGGGTTAACCTGTTCATGCTAGTTGTAATATGGGGTGAATTTGGTTAATAATTCGTTGGGTATCCTCATGGGTTTATTATCCGTACTCTTGACAAAAACCAGGGTGGTTGAAGCCTCATTCAACAGGGTTTCATCACGAAAGGTCTTATAGTCAAAAGTGATCTTGACCCCTGGCAATTCGCGGACATCACATTTGATGATCAATTCATCGTCATAATAAGCAGGGCTTTTGTAGTCAATATGAAAACTAACAACAGGAAGCAAGATCCCTTCGTCTTCGAGCATCTTATAACTGATGCCTAAAGCGCGTAAAGCTTCAACTCTGGCAACCTCAAAATACTGAGCATAATTGCCATAGTAACAGAAGCCCATTCGGTCTGTTTCTGCATATCTGACTCTTATTGCCGTTTCTGTTGAATACATTTGTTACCTTTGCCTTTCATCAAAAAATAAGGATGAATAACACGTCTTTTAAAGGGTTTTTACTTTTGTTCCTTACTGCCTTATGTCTAGGTAGTTGTACGAACAGTT
This genomic interval carries:
- a CDS encoding acyl-CoA thioesterase, translating into MYSTETAIRVRYAETDRMGFCYYGNYAQYFEVARVEALRALGISYKMLEDEGILLPVVSFHIDYKSPAYYDDELIIKCDVRELPGVKITFDYKTFRDETLLNEASTTLVFVKSTDNKPMRIPNELLTKFTPYYN